In the genome of Hyphomicrobium sp. CS1GBMeth3, the window AGCCTGCGTCGAGCAAGGCGAGTAAGCGCTTCGGCGGCTCAGGCCGGGAGCAGGTGGCCCGCGTTGTGGAGCCGTGTGATCGCGGGAGCGAGGGGGCAGGCGCGCGCGAGATCTGCAAAGCTGGGGCAGATGAGCAGGTTGCGCCCTGCTGGGGTCAGGACCCCGCTGGCGCGCAGACGCGAGACGATGCGGGAGACGGTGTCGGCATTGAGCGCCATGTATTCCGCGATGTCGTTGCGCGATAGCGGCATCTCGAACGTGACGCCGGTTGCGGTCTCGCGACCGGTGCGGGCCGCGATTTCGAGCATCAGGGCCACGACGCGCTCGTCGCCGCTGAGTCCGGCCAGGATGGATTTATGCAGCGCGCTGCGAGCTGCCTGATCGGTGAGGCGGTCGGAGATCACACGCGCGACGTTGGCATCCCGGCCGAGCAGGGCTTCGATGGCCGACCAGCGTACGCGCCAGACCTCACCTTTGTCCGATGCCGAGATGACCGCGGCACCCTCGATCGGTGGCAAGGCCGACGCGCGGACGATGTCGCCGGGATAGAGGATGCTCAGCACCTGATGGCGGTCGTGCGGCATCGGCGCTGAGGTGAGATGCAGCCCTTTGCGGATGAGATACAGCATCTCCTCCGGCTCGGCCGCGAGCGACAATCGCTGACGCTTGCGTGTCGCGATGCGTACCGCGTACGGCTCAAGAGGCGCAGAGAGGAGATCGAGGACGGTGCTCATTGTTCCGTGACGCGAAGAGGCGGCGGTTGGCCATTTTTCCGGTCGGACTCGAGCTGTGTCGTTGAGCGCGATCAAACGCGACGCGGATCTGGTGCGGGCTTTGGGACGCATCGGATTTGCGCAAGATCAAAGGCATCGTGGCCTCTCGGCCACGCGCGCTCCGCAAAGCCTTTGGCCCTGATCTACAACAGTTTCTTGGCTCATTTCCGGCTGTCGGCAGGCGGCTTCCTCCGCGCACTGTCTCAGCAGTGCTTACGAGTCGACGCGTTCGTGCGTCGGAGAAGCTCAAAGGGGGAGCTGCGATGGAACTGAGATTTCTCCGGACTTTGGTGGTCTGTGCGGCAGGGCTCGGCGTGCTTGCAACGCCAGTCGCCGCAGGAAGCGAGAGCGGCAACTTTATGGTGCGCGTGCAGGGTACGGTCGTGAACCCGGATTCCTCTGCCAACGTGTTCCTGGGTGGTGCTCAGATTCCTAATGCGGACGCCGAGGTGGATACGGAAGTGCTGCCGACGCTGACATTGACCTACTTCCTCAACAAAAACCTGGCGCTGGAGCTGTTCTGTTGCTTCGCCAAGCTCGAGGCCGAGGGCAAGGGTGCGATCAACGGTACCGACCTCGGCGACTTCTGGGTGTTCCCACCGGCGCTGACGCTGCAGTACCACTTCGACAACTTCGGCGGCTTCAAGCCCTATGTGGGTGCGGGCGTACAGTACATCCACTTCTTCAGCGAAGGGCGTAGCGACCTCGGCGGCGCGAAGATCGATCTCGACGACGCGGTCGGCTTTACACTGCAGGCGGGCGTCGACGTGTCGCTCGGTGACGGCTGGTATCTCAACGCCGACGTAAAGAAGACTTGGATCGAGACGGATGCCTCCTGGCGCGGAACGGGAATCACGGCCGATGTCGACATCGATCCGTGGATCTTCAGCCTCGGCGTCGGCTATCGATTCAACCTCGAGGACGTCTTCGGTGCACGTAGTGCGCCGGTCGCGTTGAAGTAGTGGGTTTGCGTGCCGGAAACCCGATCCCTGCCGCGCGGCAGGGATCGGGCCGGCCAAGGTCGCGTCGTCGACGGAGGCGGCGTTCTGGTGTGACGGGGCTCAGCCCCGGCACACCTCGGCTGTGGCGCTGCAGGTCCACATCACGCCCTCACCCTTGCACTTGTACTTGGGCTCGGAGATCTGGTCCTGCTGGAAGGGCCAGTTTCCGGTGACCTGGCGGATGATCAGGAACGCCTCGTACTCGGCAAAGCCGCGGGTGAGGCCGGTGGCCGAGCCGTGCTTGGTCACGCATTTGGCGGTCTCGGCGCCTGCCGAGACCGGCAGCATCAGCGCCAGCGCGGCGGCGAGGCCGGCCAGTGCTGTGAAGCACCGTCGATATACAACCTGTTGGGCGGTATGGGGTATCGTCATGGAAATCTCCCCCGGTTTCCGTCCCCGCTGGGCTTAGTATGACGCCGGATGAGCCGTCCGCCAACGGTTTCGTCACCTCTTGGCGTGCATGCGCGGCTTTGGCGGTTGCTCCGGGCTTCACGGCGCGGCTACATAGCGGCCATGAGCAGGATCGGCTTCTACTCGGGATCGTTCGATCCCGTCACTCTCGGGCACACGGACATCATCGCGCGGGCCGCCCGGCTCGTGGATCGCCTCGTCATCGGCGTCGGCGTGCATGCCAGCAAATCGCCGCTGTTCTCCGAGGACGAGCGCGTCGAAATGCTCGACGTGGAGACGCGGGCGATTGCGAGCGCGGCCGGCATCCCGATCGAGGTGGTGACGTTCGCCGACCTTGCGGTGTCGGCGGCGCAGCGCTTCGGCGCCAGCGTGATCTTCCGCGGGCTGCGCGATGGCACCGACTTCGACTACGAAATGCAGATGGCCAATATGAATGGGCAGATGGCGCCGTCCGTGCAGACGGTGTTCGTCGCCGCTTCGCCCGAGGTGCGGCACATCGCGGCCAACCTCGTGCGCCAGATCGCGCTCATGGGGGGCGACGTGACGCCGTTCGTCTCCAAGGGCGTGGCGCTGAGGCTTGCCACCAAAGCGAAGGCGCGGAAGTAGCCCGGGTTGCCGGATGGGGTGTCACGGGCGATAACCTCGGGCGCGGGATTCGGTGCCACGGGCAACAACGAAGGGTCAGGGAGCGCTCATGCAGTCGATCAAGGTTCTTGCCGCGCTGGCGCTGACTTTTGCTTTGTCCGCCTGTGGTGGTGGGGGCTCTAGCGGGCAGATCGCGGTTCCGACAGCGGCCCAGGCCGGCGGCGCGGTGACCACCACGGGCACGGTTGCCAACGACCCCGCGAACACCGCGATCCTCGAACTCAAGACCGGCAAGGTCACCATCCGGCTACGGCCCGATCTCGCGCCGAAGCATGTCGAGCGCTTCAAGATGCTGGTCAACGAAGGCTTCTACAACGGCCTGAAGTGGCACCGCGTGATCCCGGGCTTCATGGCGCAGACAGGCGATCCGCAAGGTACCGGCGCGGGCGGCTCCAAGTATCCCGATCTACCGGCCGAATTCTCGGCCACCGCCTTCGAGCGCGGCACGCTCGGCGCGGCGCGCACCAACGATCCGAATACCGCCAACAGCCAGTTCTTCATCACCTTCACGCACGCCCCCCATCTCAACGGGACGTACACTGTCTTCGGACAGGTGGTCGATGGCATGCAGCATGTCGATCAGATCGCCAAGGGCGAGCCGCCGCCGAAGCCGGACGTCATCGTGAAGGCTTACATGGCTTCCGCGGCGCCCTGAACCGACACCGATCAGACCGCGTTTCCGTGCGATGAGCCGTGTGACCGGCTCGATCGCGTTTGCAACAAGATAAGTGGAGCATCATTCATGGCCGACATCACCGATCCCGAGAACACCCTGATCATCGAGACGACGCAGGGCCCGGTCGTCATTGCGCTGAGGCCGGATCTCGCGCCCAACCACGTGGCGCGCATCAAGCAGCTCGTGCGCGAGGGCTTCTACGACGGCATCGTGTTTCACCGCGTCATCGACGGCTTCATGGCGCAGACGGGTTGCCCGCACGGCACCGGCACGGGTGGCTCGAAGCATCCGAACCTCAAGGCGGAATTCAACGCCGAGCCGCATGTGCGCGGCGTCTGCTCGATGGCGCGCGCCGCTTCGCCGGACAGCGCCAACAGCCAGTTCTTCATCGTGTTCGACGACGCGACGTTCCTCGACCGCAAGTACACGGTCTGGGGCAAGGTCATCGAAGGCATGGAGAACGTCGACAAGATCAAGCGCGGCGAGCCGGTGCAGAACCCGGACAAGATGCTGTCGGTGAAGGTTGCGGCCGACGCGGCGTAACGCCGTGAACGAGAGGACTTTGCCATGACGGTCGGGACGTGGGCGTTGTGGAATACGGCGGTGGCTGGGCTGTTGGGTGCCGCCGGCGTGGTGTTGGCCGCAGCGGCCGCGCATCGGGTGGCTGAGCCCTCGCTGACGACGGCTGCGCTGTTCCTGCTCCTGCACGGTGGTGCCGCAATAGCGCTCTCGGCGTTGTCAGGTGGATCATCCGTTTCGACGGGATTTCTGGTCAGCGCCTCGCTGATGCTCGTTGCGGTGGCGCTGTTCTCGGGTGACGTGGCGGCGCGTGTGCTGATTGGAGACCGGGTGTTTCCGTTCGCGGCGCCGCTCGGCGGGTCCCTGCTCATCCTGTCGTGGATCGGGGCGGCCGCGACGGCTGTGGTCGGGGTGCTCAAGGCGTCCTGACGCTGCCTACACCCACTTCGGCGGTTTATCCGTACCGGGAGGGGGCTCGATCTTGGGATCGGGCTCCTCCTCTGGTGGCGGCACGGGATCCTTCGTTGGGTCCGGACGCATAGGCTCCGGCGGCGTGTGCGGATCCGGGTCCGTGGGGGATCGCGTCGGTTTTGTCGGCCCGGGCAAAAGCTCCTCCTGGCGGTCGTAACCTCATCCGATCAACGCTGCGTTGTCGCAGGGGTTCCTCTGCGGGCGTTGTTGAGGGTATGAGAGGCGCGCATGCGCACCGACCTTTTCGACTTCGAACTGCCCGAAAACCGTATCGCCCTGCGCCCTGCTGAGCCGCGGGACGCGGCGCGCTTGCTCGTGGTCGATCCTGCGGCTAGCCCGCCGTTTGGCGATCGCACGGTGCGTGATCTCGTCGATCTCCTGCGCCCGGGCGATGCGCTGGTGCTCAACGATACACGCGTGATCCCTGCGGCGCTCGAAGGTGTCCGTGTGCGTGGTGATCTGCGCTCGTCGGTCAGCTTCAATCTTCTGCGGCGCGTGGACGGCAGCCGGTGGCGCGCGCTGGCGCGGCCTGCGAAGCGATTGATGATCGGAGACCGCGTTCGGTTTGGATCCGAGCATGCGAGCGACGTCTGTATGCTCGGCGCTCTCGACGCGACGGTTTCCGCGCGGCTCGAGGCGGGAGAGGTCGAGCTTGCTTTCGATCTCTCAGGCCCCGATCTCGATCAAGCGCTGTTCGCGGTGGGCACGATGCCGCTGCCGCCGTACATCGCCGGGCGGCGCGCGCCAGACGCCAGCGATATGGCGACCTATCAAACCGTGTACGCCAAGCACGATGGAGCGGTCGCCGCGCCGACGGCGGGACTGCACTTCACGCCCGAGCTTTTTGCTGCGCTCGACGCGCGCGGTATCGATCGCCATTTCGTAACGCTGCATGTGGGCGGCGGGACGTTTCTGCCCGTCAAGGCCGACGATACGAGCGACCACAAGATGCACGCCGAGTGGGGTGAGATCTCGCAAGCGACGGCGGAGGCCCTCAACGCAGCGCGGGCGCGCGGCGGGCGCATCGTTGCCGTCGGGACCACGTCGCTGCGCATTCTCGAAAGTGCCGCGTCAGAGGAGGGCATGGTCCGGCCGTTCGTGGGCGACACGGCGATCTTCATCACGCCCGGTTATCGCTTCCGCGCCGTCGACCTTCTGATGACGAATTTCCACTTGCCGCGCTCGACGCTGTTCATGCTGGTCTCGGCCTTCTCGGGTCTTGAGACAATGAAGCGGGCCTATGCGCATGCGGTGGCGTCGGGATATCGTTTCTATTCATACGGCGACGCGTCGCTGCTCT includes:
- a CDS encoding Crp/Fnr family transcriptional regulator; its protein translation is MSTVLDLLSAPLEPYAVRIATRKRQRLSLAAEPEEMLYLIRKGLHLTSAPMPHDRHQVLSILYPGDIVRASALPPIEGAAVISASDKGEVWRVRWSAIEALLGRDANVARVISDRLTDQAARSALHKSILAGLSGDERVVALMLEIAARTGRETATGVTFEMPLSRNDIAEYMALNADTVSRIVSRLRASGVLTPAGRNLLICPSFADLARACPLAPAITRLHNAGHLLPA
- a CDS encoding OmpW family outer membrane protein; amino-acid sequence: MELRFLRTLVVCAAGLGVLATPVAAGSESGNFMVRVQGTVVNPDSSANVFLGGAQIPNADAEVDTEVLPTLTLTYFLNKNLALELFCCFAKLEAEGKGAINGTDLGDFWVFPPALTLQYHFDNFGGFKPYVGAGVQYIHFFSEGRSDLGGAKIDLDDAVGFTLQAGVDVSLGDGWYLNADVKKTWIETDASWRGTGITADVDIDPWIFSLGVGYRFNLEDVFGARSAPVALK
- the coaD gene encoding pantetheine-phosphate adenylyltransferase, whose protein sequence is MSRIGFYSGSFDPVTLGHTDIIARAARLVDRLVIGVGVHASKSPLFSEDERVEMLDVETRAIASAAGIPIEVVTFADLAVSAAQRFGASVIFRGLRDGTDFDYEMQMANMNGQMAPSVQTVFVAASPEVRHIAANLVRQIALMGGDVTPFVSKGVALRLATKAKARK
- a CDS encoding peptidylprolyl isomerase produces the protein MQSIKVLAALALTFALSACGGGGSSGQIAVPTAAQAGGAVTTTGTVANDPANTAILELKTGKVTIRLRPDLAPKHVERFKMLVNEGFYNGLKWHRVIPGFMAQTGDPQGTGAGGSKYPDLPAEFSATAFERGTLGAARTNDPNTANSQFFITFTHAPHLNGTYTVFGQVVDGMQHVDQIAKGEPPPKPDVIVKAYMASAAP
- a CDS encoding peptidylprolyl isomerase, with product MADITDPENTLIIETTQGPVVIALRPDLAPNHVARIKQLVREGFYDGIVFHRVIDGFMAQTGCPHGTGTGGSKHPNLKAEFNAEPHVRGVCSMARAASPDSANSQFFIVFDDATFLDRKYTVWGKVIEGMENVDKIKRGEPVQNPDKMLSVKVAADAA
- a CDS encoding DUF423 domain-containing protein, yielding MTVGTWALWNTAVAGLLGAAGVVLAAAAAHRVAEPSLTTAALFLLLHGGAAIALSALSGGSSVSTGFLVSASLMLVAVALFSGDVAARVLIGDRVFPFAAPLGGSLLILSWIGAAATAVVGVLKAS
- the queA gene encoding tRNA preQ1(34) S-adenosylmethionine ribosyltransferase-isomerase QueA codes for the protein MRTDLFDFELPENRIALRPAEPRDAARLLVVDPAASPPFGDRTVRDLVDLLRPGDALVLNDTRVIPAALEGVRVRGDLRSSVSFNLLRRVDGSRWRALARPAKRLMIGDRVRFGSEHASDVCMLGALDATVSARLEAGEVELAFDLSGPDLDQALFAVGTMPLPPYIAGRRAPDASDMATYQTVYAKHDGAVAAPTAGLHFTPELFAALDARGIDRHFVTLHVGGGTFLPVKADDTSDHKMHAEWGEISQATAEALNAARARGGRIVAVGTTSLRILESAASEEGMVRPFVGDTAIFITPGYRFRAVDLLMTNFHLPRSTLFMLVSAFSGLETMKRAYAHAVASGYRFYSYGDASLLFRASKEAGHG